Proteins encoded within one genomic window of Nitrospinaceae bacterium:
- the trpS gene encoding tryptophan--tRNA ligase yields the protein MKRKRILSGMQPSGKLHLGNYHGALKNWLALQEDYDCFYFVADWHALTTLYEKPHLIKQFSFEVAVDWLASGLDPEKCTLFVQSEIPEHAELHLLLSMIVPVPWLERNPTYKEKQGEIKNVDMSSYGFLGYPVLQTADVVLYKADFVPVGIDQAPHLEISREIVRRFHNLYKKKVFVEPAAKISEIPKLNGIDGRKMSKSYNNAIYLSDTEKEITKKVKGMLTDPQRARREDPGEPDVCNLFPFHKLYSSKEMQEEIIPACRTAQIGCGDCKLKLVDSMLAGMRPIMEKRQEIAAKPKEVKEILRAGTEKAGKVANATLREVKQCMKI from the coding sequence ATGAAGCGGAAACGAATTCTGAGCGGTATGCAGCCTTCAGGCAAACTGCACCTGGGCAATTATCACGGCGCGTTAAAAAACTGGCTTGCGCTTCAAGAGGACTACGATTGTTTTTACTTCGTGGCCGACTGGCATGCGCTGACCACGCTTTATGAAAAACCGCATCTCATCAAACAGTTTTCGTTTGAGGTGGCGGTCGATTGGCTGGCTTCCGGGTTGGACCCGGAAAAATGCACCCTGTTCGTGCAATCGGAAATCCCCGAACACGCCGAACTGCACCTCTTATTATCGATGATCGTTCCCGTCCCGTGGCTGGAAAGGAATCCAACTTATAAGGAAAAGCAGGGGGAGATCAAAAATGTAGACATGAGTTCCTACGGTTTTCTGGGGTATCCGGTTTTGCAGACGGCGGATGTAGTGCTCTATAAAGCCGACTTTGTTCCAGTGGGGATCGATCAGGCGCCGCATCTGGAAATTTCCAGGGAGATCGTCCGGCGGTTTCATAATTTGTACAAAAAGAAGGTTTTTGTGGAGCCCGCCGCCAAGATTTCGGAGATCCCCAAACTCAATGGCATCGATGGACGGAAGATGAGCAAGAGTTATAATAACGCTATCTACCTGTCCGACACTGAAAAGGAAATCACCAAAAAGGTCAAGGGCATGCTGACCGACCCGCAACGCGCAAGGCGGGAAGATCCTGGGGAACCGGACGTCTGCAATCTGTTTCCCTTTCACAAATTGTATTCGTCGAAAGAGATGCAGGAGGAAATCATCCCCGCCTGCCGGACGGCGCAAATCGGCTGTGGGGACTGTAAGTTGAAGCTGGTCGATTCCATGCTCGCCGGAATGCGGCCCATCATGGAAAAACGTCAGGAGATCGCCGCTAAACCGAAAGAAGTGAAGGAAATTTTGCGGGCCGGAACCGAAAAAGCCGGCAAGGTGGCCAACGCCACCTTGCGGGAAGTCAAGCAGTGCATGAAGATATAA
- the lspA gene encoding lipoprotein signal peptidase — MKNKYLTLFLLSNVLILVDQYSKFMITTHLPLYYSIEVIEGFFNLTHVRNPGVAFGLFANMESQYKAWIFVSISIAAIVAILVIYHQTPREHRMVRTGLILIFSGAIGNVIDRIVYKEVIDFLDVYFQGYHFPAFNFADSCISIGVGLMILDLFQKHPKQLASSHTAQKPTDSGQD; from the coding sequence TTGAAAAATAAATACCTGACCTTATTTTTGCTTTCCAATGTATTGATCCTTGTGGATCAATACAGCAAATTCATGATCACCACGCATCTTCCTCTGTATTATTCGATTGAGGTGATCGAGGGGTTTTTTAATCTCACCCATGTCAGAAACCCCGGCGTGGCTTTTGGGTTGTTCGCGAATATGGAGTCCCAGTACAAGGCCTGGATTTTTGTTTCTATTTCTATAGCCGCCATTGTCGCGATCCTTGTGATTTACCATCAGACTCCGAGAGAACACCGGATGGTTCGGACCGGACTCATTCTGATATTCAGCGGGGCCATCGGCAATGTCATCGACCGGATTGTTTACAAGGAAGTGATCGACTTTCTGGATGTTTATTTTCAGGGGTATCATTTTCCCGCCTTTAATTTTGCCGATTCCTGTATTAGCATAGGGGTAGGGCTGATGATTCTGGATCTTTTTCAAAAACACCCGAAGCAGTTGGCTTCCTCCCACACCGCGCAAAAACCGACGGATAGCGGGCAGGATTAA
- the ileS gene encoding isoleucine--tRNA ligase — protein MDYKETLNLPQTDFPMKANLTKREPEILARWEKEDLYGEIRRQFKGKPKFVFHDGPPYANGNIHMGHALNKILKDFIVKIATMKGFDATFIPGWDCHGLPIEHQVTKAQKAKKLKPDKNEIRKLCREYADKYVAIQKDEFIRLGVFGDWNRPYLTMDYSYEATIVREFGKFVMSGQVYQGMKPVHWCTSCRTALAEAEVEYADRSSPSIYVKFPVKSNLPFPFDSLDKDKTFFVIWTTTPWTLPANLAVCLHPDFQYVAVEVDGQNLIVAEDRLPALILEWDIKDYKVLGKCAGKELENAVCRHPFIDRDSKVILGDHVTLEQGTGCVHTAPGHGQDDYVVGNKYGLETYNPVDDAGVFVPEVEHFGGQFVTKANPAIIEKLRADGYLQAEHTIQHSYPHCWRCHQPIIFRATRQWFIPMDKEGLRKKALEAIERVEWVPKWGKERIYNMVENRPDWCVSRQRAWGVPIAIFSCASCEEILRSEKVFQHIVELVEKNGADFWFEKDAEELLPSGTACSCGSEKFIKENDILDVWFDSGVSHAAVVENNPDLQWPADLYLEGSDQHRGWFHSSLLESIGTRGKEPYKTVLTHGYVVDGKGKKMSKSEGNVIAPQKIIDQYGAEVLRLWVASENYREDIRLSQEILKRLTEAYRKIRNTFRYFLGNLHDFVPEQDQVPTNDLLEIDRYILHRYKLLVEKILKAYENYEFHIFYQAFYNFCVVDLSNFYLDILKDRLYTFPKASQERRSGQTALYILLRDMSRLMAPILSFTAEEVWSYMPEGGVTEKSVHQSLFPDASKLHLADDVIAKWETLVELKGEVSKALEFCRRDKVIGHSLDAVVKLVLPEAIKKTLNGEFEELKFIFIVSQVEVVDSLKGENGVYQSEVLEGVQVLPKPMGGQKCERCWNYFLEAVETTEHANICSRCVKNLQATTA, from the coding sequence ATGGACTATAAAGAAACGCTGAACCTTCCCCAAACCGACTTCCCGATGAAGGCCAACCTCACCAAGCGGGAACCGGAGATCCTGGCGCGCTGGGAAAAAGAGGATCTTTATGGGGAGATCCGCAGGCAGTTCAAAGGCAAACCCAAATTCGTATTTCACGACGGCCCGCCTTACGCCAATGGCAATATCCATATGGGGCACGCTCTTAATAAAATCCTTAAGGATTTTATCGTCAAGATCGCCACTATGAAGGGTTTTGACGCGACCTTCATCCCTGGCTGGGATTGTCACGGTCTGCCCATCGAACATCAGGTGACCAAAGCCCAGAAAGCCAAAAAGCTGAAACCGGACAAAAATGAAATCCGCAAACTGTGCCGGGAATATGCGGATAAATACGTAGCGATTCAAAAAGACGAGTTCATCCGTTTGGGCGTGTTTGGCGATTGGAACCGGCCTTACCTGACGATGGATTATTCCTATGAAGCGACCATCGTCCGCGAGTTTGGCAAATTTGTGATGAGCGGACAGGTTTATCAGGGGATGAAACCCGTTCACTGGTGCACCTCGTGCCGGACGGCATTAGCCGAGGCGGAGGTGGAATACGCCGACCGTTCTTCGCCCTCGATCTATGTCAAGTTTCCGGTGAAGTCGAACCTTCCGTTCCCGTTTGATTCTCTGGATAAAGATAAAACTTTTTTCGTCATCTGGACGACGACGCCGTGGACTCTGCCTGCCAATCTGGCGGTGTGTCTGCACCCGGACTTTCAGTATGTCGCGGTGGAAGTTGACGGGCAGAATTTGATCGTTGCCGAAGACCGTTTACCGGCTCTGATCCTGGAATGGGACATTAAAGATTACAAGGTGCTTGGGAAATGCGCCGGCAAGGAACTGGAAAACGCCGTGTGCCGGCATCCGTTCATCGACCGGGATTCAAAAGTCATTCTGGGCGATCACGTGACGCTGGAGCAGGGAACCGGCTGTGTTCACACAGCCCCCGGTCACGGACAGGACGACTACGTGGTCGGCAATAAATATGGACTGGAAACTTACAACCCGGTGGATGACGCAGGGGTGTTCGTTCCGGAGGTGGAACATTTCGGCGGTCAGTTCGTGACCAAAGCCAACCCCGCCATCATTGAAAAGCTTCGTGCCGATGGTTATCTGCAGGCCGAGCACACGATCCAGCATTCTTATCCGCATTGCTGGCGATGCCATCAGCCGATTATCTTTCGCGCCACGCGCCAGTGGTTCATCCCGATGGATAAGGAAGGCCTCCGAAAAAAAGCTTTGGAAGCAATCGAGCGGGTGGAGTGGGTCCCGAAATGGGGCAAGGAACGGATCTACAATATGGTCGAAAACCGCCCCGACTGGTGTGTGTCCCGGCAAAGAGCCTGGGGCGTTCCCATCGCCATTTTTTCCTGCGCTTCCTGCGAAGAGATTCTGCGTTCGGAGAAGGTGTTTCAACACATCGTCGAGCTGGTGGAGAAAAACGGCGCGGACTTCTGGTTTGAAAAAGACGCTGAAGAATTACTGCCGTCCGGAACCGCTTGTTCGTGTGGAAGCGAAAAGTTTATCAAGGAAAACGACATTCTCGATGTGTGGTTCGATTCCGGCGTCAGCCATGCGGCGGTTGTGGAAAACAACCCCGATCTGCAATGGCCGGCGGATCTTTATCTGGAAGGAAGCGATCAGCACCGGGGCTGGTTTCACAGTTCGCTTCTGGAATCCATCGGCACCCGTGGCAAGGAGCCTTATAAGACGGTCCTGACCCACGGTTACGTGGTCGATGGCAAGGGGAAAAAGATGTCCAAATCCGAGGGCAACGTCATCGCTCCGCAAAAAATCATCGATCAGTATGGCGCTGAAGTGCTCAGGCTCTGGGTGGCTTCGGAAAACTACCGCGAAGACATCCGTCTCTCGCAGGAAATTTTAAAGCGCCTGACGGAGGCTTACCGAAAAATCCGCAACACCTTTCGATATTTTCTCGGCAACCTGCATGACTTTGTTCCTGAGCAGGACCAGGTTCCCACAAACGACCTGTTAGAAATCGATCGCTATATTCTTCACCGTTACAAGTTGCTGGTAGAAAAAATACTGAAGGCCTATGAGAATTATGAGTTCCACATATTTTATCAGGCGTTTTATAATTTTTGCGTGGTGGATCTCAGCAATTTCTACCTGGATATCCTGAAGGACCGGCTTTATACCTTTCCAAAAGCGTCTCAGGAACGGCGCTCGGGGCAGACGGCGTTATACATTCTGCTGAGAGACATGTCGCGATTGATGGCGCCGATTTTGAGTTTTACGGCGGAAGAGGTCTGGTCGTATATGCCGGAAGGCGGTGTGACCGAAAAAAGTGTGCACCAGAGTTTGTTCCCGGATGCTTCCAAGTTACATCTGGCGGACGATGTGATTGCCAAATGGGAAACGCTCGTCGAACTGAAAGGGGAGGTGAGCAAGGCGCTGGAATTTTGCCGCCGAGACAAGGTCATCGGTCATTCTCTGGATGCTGTTGTCAAGCTGGTTCTTCCGGAGGCGATCAAGAAGACGCTGAACGGCGAATTTGAAGAGTTAAAGTTCATTTTCATCGTTTCCCAAGTCGAGGTGGTGGACAGCCTGAAAGGCGAGAACGGTGTGTATCAAAGTGAAGTTTTGGAAGGGGTCCAAGTGCTTCCGAAACCGATGGGTGGGCAAAAATGTGAACGGTGCTGGAATTATTTTCTGGAAGCCGTTGAAACAACGGAACATGCCAACATTTGCTCCCGCTGTGTCAAAAATCTGCAGGCGACGACAGCATAA
- a CDS encoding ATP-binding protein produces MDTAQINMGFQKHIIAVGGGKGGIGKSVICTNLAVGLALSGKNVVLVDTDFGSANLHALLGINFPTHGFMDYFHNNSSDLQSLLLETGIGKLKLVCAAGDNPGSANIDSKSLETIKSFIRNLEADYIFLDLAPGANYSVIDFFNLGHTGLVLTTPEMTSVMSTFSFIRASLFRQISEAFKEQPEIRKLVDHSNPAHADMETYCIDVLKEKLIDMDPAHESTVESIVNSFKPQLVVNRVRYKQELSVGESLIQLVKKYLGVELNYLAYLMESDRVRDSVDEMVPFLMKEPESNPSKNLKKIINALTDTEAQLTTHNGEAFATQHGKVSSGKNT; encoded by the coding sequence ATGGACACGGCACAAATAAATATGGGTTTCCAAAAACACATCATTGCAGTTGGCGGGGGGAAAGGTGGTATTGGTAAAAGTGTCATCTGCACCAATCTTGCCGTCGGTCTGGCTTTGTCCGGAAAAAATGTCGTTCTTGTGGACACAGATTTCGGATCGGCCAACCTGCATGCTCTTTTGGGCATAAATTTTCCAACGCACGGGTTCATGGATTATTTCCATAATAACTCCTCGGACCTGCAGTCACTCCTCCTGGAAACAGGCATCGGCAAATTAAAGCTTGTTTGTGCCGCAGGCGATAACCCCGGAAGCGCCAACATTGACAGCAAGAGCTTAGAGACTATCAAGAGCTTCATACGCAATCTGGAAGCAGACTATATTTTCCTGGATCTGGCTCCAGGCGCCAATTACTCGGTCATTGATTTTTTCAATCTCGGTCATACCGGTCTGGTGTTAACGACCCCTGAAATGACATCGGTCATGAGCACCTTCAGCTTCATACGAGCCTCGCTGTTTCGGCAAATCAGCGAAGCGTTTAAAGAGCAGCCCGAAATCAGGAAACTCGTGGACCATTCAAACCCGGCACACGCCGATATGGAAACCTACTGCATTGACGTTCTTAAGGAGAAATTGATCGACATGGACCCGGCTCACGAATCGACCGTCGAGTCCATCGTCAATTCTTTTAAACCACAATTGGTGGTGAATCGAGTCCGCTACAAGCAGGAACTTTCGGTGGGTGAAAGTCTCATTCAACTGGTTAAAAAATATCTCGGTGTCGAGTTAAATTATCTCGCGTATTTAATGGAGAGCGACCGGGTGAGGGATTCCGTGGACGAAATGGTACCATTTCTAATGAAAGAACCGGAAAGCAATCCTTCAAAGAACCTGAAAAAAATCATCAACGCATTGACAGATACAGAAGCTCAATTGACAACTCATAATGGAGAAGCGTTTGCCACCCAACACGGAAAGGTTTCCTCGGGTAAAAATACCTGA
- the lgt gene encoding prolipoprotein diacylglyceryl transferase — protein MHPILLEFGFIKIFTYGLLVATGFFVAILFASNLAKNEGLDPQKIVDLCFYILVSSLLGARLLYVIVEHEYFLAHPLEIFKFWKGGLVYYGGLILGMIVAVLYLKKKEMPLWQTADILAPSIAIGQAIGRWGCFFAGCCYGVKTDVPWAIVFSDPNSLAPQGIPLHPTQVYLSINAVVIFSILLWLRKRKSFDGQIIWAYGVLYSIGRFIIEYFRGDDRGYAVESLFSTSQFIGILIFGISVFMLITMGRNRTGPSLSQK, from the coding sequence ATGCATCCCATCCTTTTAGAGTTTGGTTTTATAAAAATTTTCACCTACGGATTGCTGGTAGCCACCGGTTTTTTCGTGGCCATTCTCTTTGCTTCCAACCTGGCAAAAAATGAAGGTCTGGATCCGCAGAAAATAGTCGACCTTTGTTTCTATATTCTGGTTTCTTCCCTGCTGGGAGCGCGCCTGCTTTACGTGATCGTAGAGCACGAGTATTTTCTGGCCCACCCGTTGGAGATTTTTAAGTTCTGGAAAGGCGGGCTGGTTTACTACGGCGGGTTGATCCTCGGCATGATCGTGGCTGTGCTCTATTTGAAGAAGAAGGAGATGCCACTCTGGCAAACGGCGGACATTTTAGCGCCATCCATTGCCATCGGGCAGGCCATCGGCAGGTGGGGGTGTTTTTTCGCTGGTTGCTGTTACGGGGTGAAAACCGATGTTCCGTGGGCGATCGTTTTTTCGGACCCCAACTCGCTGGCGCCGCAAGGCATTCCCCTGCATCCCACGCAGGTTTATCTATCGATCAACGCGGTGGTCATATTTTCAATTTTGCTGTGGCTTAGAAAGCGCAAATCGTTTGACGGGCAGATCATCTGGGCCTATGGCGTTCTGTATTCCATCGGCAGATTCATTATCGAATATTTTCGCGGTGACGATCGCGGGTACGCGGTCGAGAGTTTGTTCTCCACGTCGCAGTTCATCGGTATTCTGATTTTTGGTATTTCCGTGTTTATGTTGATCACCATGGGACGCAATCGAACCGGGCCTTCTCTATCCCAAAAATGA
- a CDS encoding protease — MDKTQLLILMTPVVLFSLTVHEYSHGKVAYLLGDDTAKRMGRLTFNPLKHLDIVGVLFFYFVGFGWAKPVPVDWRNFQNPRRDMMYVALAGPLSNVALAVVCSVFIRLISPQENVILFVLLSFGVFINVALAIFNMLPVAPLDGGSVIKGLVSHEVAETISRYDRFGAVLILGIFLLDHFAHTGILGTILGLPINYSVFFLTQETFPALQQVLMASFR, encoded by the coding sequence TTGGACAAGACCCAGTTGTTGATTTTAATGACTCCCGTCGTTTTGTTTTCTTTGACGGTGCATGAGTATTCCCATGGAAAAGTAGCCTATCTCCTCGGCGATGATACGGCGAAACGCATGGGGCGGCTCACATTCAATCCATTGAAACATCTGGATATCGTTGGAGTCCTGTTTTTTTATTTTGTAGGATTTGGATGGGCCAAGCCGGTGCCGGTGGATTGGCGGAATTTTCAAAACCCCCGCCGGGACATGATGTACGTTGCCCTGGCGGGTCCGTTGTCGAATGTCGCCCTGGCGGTGGTCTGCAGTGTTTTCATCCGCCTGATTTCGCCGCAGGAAAATGTGATTCTCTTCGTATTGCTCAGCTTTGGCGTGTTTATCAACGTGGCACTTGCTATTTTTAACATGCTTCCTGTGGCGCCTCTGGATGGGGGAAGTGTTATCAAGGGGTTGGTGTCGCACGAGGTGGCGGAAACCATTTCCCGCTACGACCGGTTTGGAGCGGTTCTTATTTTAGGGATATTTTTACTGGATCATTTTGCCCACACCGGAATTCTCGGAACCATCCTGGGGCTTCCAATCAACTATTCGGTGTTCTTCTTGACTCAGGAAACGTTTCCCGCGTTACAACAAGTTTTGATGGCGAGTTTTAGATGA
- the murJ gene encoding putative lipid II flippase MurJ translates to MKFTSTLAGVAGLNILLAFGFNWYTMTTLGPGFETDALYAGLVVPSFILAIFIGSLESVLVPLLATEKTGIFAKQAWTFFQGVGFFYGTAAVLLWISAPVWAPWIVPGFDAITKSLVISLIQIHLLSMVGSALIAVLACVYHARQKFLMIEITSTISGFIGLCFLIWGLPRYGVQAAAWATVIKTFFQVLCLIHGLGTYKKPDWGGQTFKEAWRRLRPLVLGNTYYKTDQLVDTYLASLAPAGGLSLLYLARQIYSSGHQILGKAIANPTVPLLAKKASQAEWLSYSKISTNRTRWMFGLTATAFLGILFLGKPALTLLFGYGRFEESSLMLLWFLLIALVGFWMGGPMGQIVSLSFYAKGNTTTPTKIGVFGFTVGIFLKLGGFYLWGILGIAIGTSMYYFLNLILLRYILLNKLKKRISDNQAN, encoded by the coding sequence TTGAAGTTCACCTCCACACTTGCCGGCGTGGCCGGATTAAATATCCTTCTCGCATTCGGGTTTAACTGGTACACCATGACCACATTGGGTCCCGGTTTTGAAACAGACGCGCTATACGCTGGTCTGGTTGTTCCCAGTTTTATATTGGCCATATTTATCGGCTCACTCGAAAGTGTGCTGGTTCCTTTGCTCGCTACTGAAAAAACAGGCATCTTTGCAAAGCAAGCCTGGACTTTTTTCCAAGGAGTTGGTTTTTTTTACGGAACCGCGGCTGTCTTACTTTGGATATCAGCGCCTGTATGGGCTCCATGGATTGTTCCTGGTTTCGACGCCATTACGAAATCCCTTGTCATTTCATTGATCCAAATTCATTTGCTCAGCATGGTGGGGAGCGCCCTGATTGCTGTTTTGGCCTGTGTTTACCATGCCCGTCAGAAGTTTCTGATGATCGAAATAACTTCAACCATTTCAGGTTTTATCGGACTCTGTTTTCTAATATGGGGTTTACCGCGTTACGGCGTGCAGGCCGCCGCCTGGGCAACAGTGATCAAGACATTTTTTCAGGTCCTCTGTTTGATCCATGGGCTGGGTACTTATAAAAAACCCGATTGGGGAGGGCAAACTTTTAAAGAAGCCTGGCGACGTTTGCGACCTTTAGTGCTGGGAAACACCTATTACAAGACCGATCAACTGGTAGACACTTATCTGGCCTCTCTGGCTCCCGCAGGCGGGTTATCCTTACTTTACCTTGCCAGACAGATTTATTCTTCCGGACATCAGATCTTAGGCAAAGCCATTGCAAATCCCACCGTTCCCTTACTTGCGAAAAAGGCGAGTCAGGCAGAATGGCTTTCCTATTCTAAAATCAGCACGAATAGAACCCGGTGGATGTTTGGGTTGACCGCCACGGCTTTCCTTGGAATCTTGTTTCTGGGAAAACCCGCACTCACCCTCTTGTTCGGTTATGGAAGGTTTGAGGAATCGAGTTTGATGTTGCTATGGTTTCTCTTGATCGCCCTGGTCGGCTTTTGGATGGGAGGCCCGATGGGGCAGATAGTTTCATTGAGTTTTTACGCCAAAGGAAATACCACAACACCCACAAAAATCGGCGTTTTTGGCTTTACGGTAGGAATCTTTCTCAAACTGGGAGGTTTTTACTTGTGGGGGATCCTGGGAATTGCCATCGGAACTTCTATGTATTATTTTCTCAATTTGATTCTACTTCGGTATATACTATTGAATAAATTGAAGAAACGAATATCTGACAACCAAGCCAACTGA
- a CDS encoding glycosyl transferase codes for MEKISVTIITLNEERNIENCLQSLEWADEIVVMDTFSSDRTVELCKKFTDKVFQEKWQGYGRQKNLCASRASHRWVLNIDADEVVSPECAQAIQNELHNGPQHSVYRFPRKNFFGKRWVRFGGWYPDKISRLYDKTKVSFKESQVHEKLEPDESSGIIAEPLLHYSYQGFEDYIDRQNRYSSLYAAEKARLDWKANWTHLYLRPPLVFLKNFLIRQGFREGFLGMFLALSAAFYTYLKYAKTRKF; via the coding sequence ATGGAAAAAATTTCAGTTACGATCATTACGCTGAATGAAGAACGGAATATTGAAAACTGTTTGCAAAGCCTGGAGTGGGCTGATGAAATTGTTGTTATGGATACTTTCAGCTCGGACCGGACCGTAGAGCTTTGCAAAAAATTCACCGACAAGGTGTTTCAGGAGAAATGGCAGGGGTATGGCCGGCAAAAAAATCTTTGCGCTTCCAGAGCCAGCCATCGCTGGGTATTGAATATCGACGCCGATGAAGTCGTCAGCCCGGAATGCGCGCAGGCCATTCAAAATGAACTACATAATGGACCTCAACATTCTGTGTACCGGTTCCCACGAAAAAATTTTTTCGGGAAACGCTGGGTGCGGTTTGGAGGGTGGTATCCCGATAAAATTTCAAGGCTGTATGACAAAACGAAAGTATCATTCAAAGAGTCTCAGGTGCATGAAAAGCTGGAACCGGACGAAAGTTCAGGAATCATCGCCGAGCCCTTGCTGCACTATTCCTATCAAGGGTTTGAGGATTATATAGACCGGCAGAACCGCTATTCCAGCCTTTATGCGGCAGAAAAGGCGCGATTGGACTGGAAAGCCAACTGGACCCACCTTTACCTGCGTCCGCCCCTGGTTTTCTTGAAAAACTTTCTGATTCGCCAGGGGTTCCGGGAAGGATTTCTGGGGATGTTCCTGGCATTGTCGGCGGCCTTTTATACCTATCTGAAATACGCCAAAACCAGAAAGTTTTGA